One genomic window of Providencia hangzhouensis includes the following:
- the dam gene encoding adenine-specific DNA-methyltransferase — protein MKKKRAFLKWAGGKYPLVEEIKKHLPQGDCLIEPFVGAGSVFLNTSYDSYILADINSDLINLYNTVKDRADAFIEEAQQIFTPEYNTSEQYYLMREAFNQSTDTEKRSVLFLYLNRHCYNGLCRYNSRGEFNVPFGRYKKPYFPKEELLWFAEKSQNATFMTQHYGETLLNAKEGSVVYCDPPYAPLSDTANFTAYHTNAFNSLEQQNLAILAQKLSTESKIPVLISNHDTPMTREWYYQAQLHIVKVRRTISRNILNRTKVNELLALYPGIPNSLSPRKTDKKKTQRLVPSDEWLSDND, from the coding sequence ATGAAAAAAAAACGCGCTTTTTTAAAATGGGCTGGGGGTAAATACCCCCTTGTGGAAGAAATCAAAAAACACCTTCCACAAGGTGATTGCTTAATTGAGCCTTTTGTTGGTGCTGGGTCAGTGTTTTTAAACACCAGTTATGATTCATACATACTGGCAGATATCAACAGTGACCTCATCAACCTTTACAATACGGTTAAAGACCGCGCTGATGCTTTTATTGAAGAAGCCCAGCAAATCTTCACACCTGAATATAATACTTCCGAACAATATTATTTAATGCGTGAAGCCTTTAACCAATCGACCGATACTGAGAAACGCAGTGTCCTTTTTTTATACTTAAACCGCCACTGCTATAATGGGTTATGCCGCTATAATTCTCGTGGTGAATTTAACGTTCCTTTTGGCCGCTATAAAAAGCCCTATTTTCCTAAAGAAGAATTACTGTGGTTTGCTGAAAAATCACAAAATGCCACGTTTATGACTCAGCATTATGGTGAAACTTTGCTCAACGCAAAAGAGGGGTCTGTTGTCTACTGTGACCCACCATATGCACCTTTATCAGATACAGCTAACTTCACGGCGTATCACACGAATGCCTTTAATTCGCTCGAACAACAAAACTTAGCTATTTTGGCTCAAAAGTTATCAACAGAAAGTAAAATTCCTGTCTTGATCTCAAATCATGATACCCCGATGACGAGAGAGTGGTATTATCAAGCTCAATTGCATATTGTAAAAGTACGTCGCACCATTAGTAGAAATATATTAAACCGGACAAAAGTCAATGAGTTACTGGCATTATATCCGGGTATACCTAATAGCCTTTCTCCTAGAAAAACGGATAAGAAAAAAACGCAGCGCCTTGTACCTAGCGATGAATGGCTCTCAGATAACGATTAA
- a CDS encoding LysR substrate-binding domain-containing protein, with the protein MQYDLNDLYYFVKVVEYGGFSQAGLALGIPKSKLSRRIADLEKNLNVSLIYRSTRQFHVTEVGQVFYQQCKNVVDEAEVAHELICSVQSHPKGTIKLSCPVALLQVYLNELLVDFMMKYPDIDIQILAVNRPVDVISEGLDLAIRVRSLPLDDSGLMMKVLGYSRRILVASPQLFAEQGELIEPEKLVDYPMLANTEHSQNYTLTLKNSDDLSFTQHFTPKLATTDILTLYRAALKGVGIARLPYGVVEKDIESGNLIEVLPQWQFPEDIIHAVYPSRKGLLPSIQLLLNYLADNISPSVK; encoded by the coding sequence ATGCAATATGATTTAAATGATCTCTACTATTTTGTGAAAGTTGTCGAATATGGTGGGTTTTCACAAGCGGGTTTGGCTCTAGGGATCCCTAAATCTAAATTAAGTCGTCGCATTGCAGACTTAGAAAAAAATCTTAATGTTTCATTGATTTACCGTTCTACCCGCCAGTTTCATGTCACGGAAGTGGGACAAGTTTTTTATCAGCAGTGTAAAAATGTAGTTGATGAAGCTGAAGTTGCTCACGAATTGATTTGTTCCGTTCAGTCACATCCTAAAGGAACGATCAAACTATCCTGCCCAGTTGCACTATTACAAGTATATCTCAATGAATTACTTGTAGATTTTATGATGAAATACCCTGATATCGATATCCAAATCTTAGCGGTTAACCGCCCTGTTGATGTTATTAGTGAAGGGTTGGATTTAGCTATTCGCGTGCGTTCATTGCCCTTAGATGATTCAGGCTTAATGATGAAAGTACTAGGGTATTCACGGCGTATATTAGTGGCTAGCCCACAATTATTCGCAGAGCAGGGTGAACTCATAGAACCAGAAAAGCTGGTGGATTACCCGATGTTAGCGAATACAGAGCATTCACAAAATTACACGTTAACCCTCAAAAACAGTGACGACCTTAGCTTTACACAGCATTTTACCCCTAAGTTAGCGACAACAGATATCTTAACGTTATACCGCGCGGCACTAAAAGGTGTCGGGATCGCAAGGCTACCTTATGGTGTGGTAGAAAAAGACATTGAATCAGGGAATTTGATAGAGGTATTACCGCAATGGCAGTTTCCTGAAGATATCATTCATGCAGTATATCCATCACGTAAAGGGTTGTTGCCGTCAATCCAATTACTGTTAAATTATTTAGCAGATAATATTTCGCCGTCAGTGAAATAA
- the aroK gene encoding shikimate kinase AroK: MAEKRNIFLVGPMGAGKSTIGRQLAQQLNMEFFDSDHEIEKRTGADVGWVFDLEGEEGFRDREEKIINELTEKQGIVLATGGGSVKSKETRNRLSARGVVVYLETTIEKQLSRTQRDKKRPLLQVDEPAREVLEKLADERNPMYEEIADITIHTDEQSAKVVANQIIELLEKN; encoded by the coding sequence ATGGCAGAGAAACGCAATATCTTTCTGGTTGGACCAATGGGTGCTGGCAAAAGTACTATTGGCCGTCAGTTGGCTCAACAGCTTAATATGGAGTTTTTCGACTCTGATCACGAGATAGAAAAACGCACTGGCGCAGATGTAGGCTGGGTATTCGACCTTGAAGGTGAAGAAGGCTTTCGCGATCGCGAAGAAAAAATCATCAATGAGCTTACAGAGAAACAAGGCATTGTATTAGCAACAGGTGGTGGCTCTGTTAAGTCCAAAGAGACCCGTAATCGCCTATCCGCTCGCGGTGTCGTTGTTTATCTTGAGACCACCATTGAGAAACAATTATCTCGTACACAACGTGACAAAAAACGTCCACTGCTACAAGTTGACGAACCCGCACGTGAGGTTCTTGAGAAACTGGCTGACGAACGTAATCCTATGTATGAAGAAATTGCTGATATTACCATTCATACTGATGAGCAAAGTGCAAAAGTTGTTGCCAACCAAATCATTGAACTATTAGAAAAAAACTAA
- a CDS encoding phosphoglycolate phosphatase, translated as MTEVVLENIKAIAFDLDGTLVDSAAGLAEAIDNMLKEFNFAPAGKERVSIWVGNGVDVLVERALSWAGAEITPERQKKARASFDKFYATSVTTGSQLFPEVKDTLEQLAKHDLPMGIVTNKATPFIAPLLKKLGIEHYFSLVLGSDDVKALKPHPAPLYLTMGTFGLRKEELLFVGDSRNDIIAAKSAECPCVGLTYGYNYGESIALSEPNCVLTHFSDLLPAIGLSEIK; from the coding sequence ATGACTGAAGTAGTATTAGAGAATATCAAAGCGATCGCTTTCGATTTAGACGGCACACTCGTAGATAGTGCAGCTGGCTTAGCTGAAGCCATCGACAACATGCTCAAAGAATTTAATTTTGCCCCTGCAGGTAAAGAACGCGTTTCTATTTGGGTAGGTAATGGTGTTGATGTGTTAGTTGAACGCGCACTTTCATGGGCGGGTGCCGAAATCACACCTGAGCGACAAAAAAAAGCTCGAGCCAGTTTTGATAAATTCTATGCAACGTCCGTCACAACAGGCAGCCAACTGTTTCCTGAAGTAAAAGACACTTTAGAGCAATTAGCAAAACATGACTTACCTATGGGGATTGTTACTAATAAAGCGACCCCATTTATTGCGCCATTATTAAAGAAATTAGGTATTGAACACTACTTTTCTCTAGTCTTGGGTAGCGATGACGTCAAAGCTTTAAAACCGCATCCTGCTCCCCTCTACCTAACGATGGGAACATTCGGTTTACGTAAAGAAGAATTGCTTTTTGTCGGCGATTCTCGTAATGATATTATTGCAGCGAAAAGCGCTGAATGCCCGTGTGTCGGTCTGACCTACGGTTATAACTATGGTGAATCTATTGCACTGAGTGAACCGAACTGTGTATTAACACATTTTTCTGATTTATTACCTGCAATCGGGTTATCTGAAATAAAATAA
- the rpe gene encoding ribulose-phosphate 3-epimerase — protein sequence MKNFLIAPSILSADFARLGEDTANVLAAGADIVHFDVMDNHYVPNLTFGAPICKALRDYGITAPIDVHLMVKPVDRIIPDFAKAGATHISFHPEASEHVDRSLQLIREHGCTAGLVFNPATPLSYLDYVMDKVDMILLMSVNPGFGGQSFIPQTLNKLRQVRKLIDESGYDIRLEVDGGVKVNNIAEIAAAGADTFVAGSAIFDQPDYKTVIDAMRNELQKVSQ from the coding sequence ATGAAAAACTTTCTCATTGCCCCATCTATTTTATCTGCTGACTTTGCACGTTTAGGCGAAGATACCGCCAATGTTCTTGCAGCTGGTGCCGATATTGTGCATTTTGACGTTATGGACAACCACTACGTACCCAACTTAACGTTTGGCGCACCTATATGTAAAGCACTGCGAGACTACGGAATTACTGCACCTATCGATGTTCATTTAATGGTGAAGCCAGTTGACCGCATTATCCCAGATTTTGCTAAGGCCGGTGCAACCCATATTAGTTTCCATCCTGAAGCCAGCGAACATGTTGACCGCTCACTACAGTTAATTCGCGAACATGGCTGTACCGCGGGGTTAGTATTTAACCCAGCAACACCACTTAGCTACCTTGATTACGTCATGGATAAAGTTGATATGATCCTACTCATGTCTGTGAACCCAGGTTTTGGAGGCCAATCGTTTATCCCACAAACACTCAATAAATTGCGCCAAGTCCGTAAATTAATTGATGAAAGTGGCTATGATATTCGTTTGGAAGTCGACGGCGGTGTCAAAGTGAATAATATCGCAGAGATTGCAGCGGCAGGTGCCGATACCTTCGTTGCGGGTTCTGCTATTTTCGACCAACCGGACTATAAAACCGTCATCGACGCGATGCGTAACGAATTACAAAAGGTATCTCAATGA
- the aroB gene encoding 3-dehydroquinate synthase: MEKVTVTLGERSYPINIAPGLYQQTGAFEPLTAGQRAMIVTNETLAPIYLDKIKNALETSGVKVDTIILPDGEQYKSLFIMNDVFTALLEKHHNRDTTLIALGGGVIGDLTGFAAASYQRGVRFIQVPTTLLSQVDSSVGGKTAVNHPLGKNMIGAFYQPASVVVDLNCLKTLPPRELASGLAEVIKYGIILDSEFFSWLEENIDALVSLDDQAMAYCIRRCCELKAQVVAADEKETSGLRALLNLGHTFGHAIEAHMGYGVWLHGEAVAAGMVMAAKTAELLGQFTPEQTQRVVTLLERASLPVKGPSQMKPDDYLPHMMRDKKVMGGKLHLILPTTIGHSEMRSDVDTQTVIAAISSCMS, from the coding sequence ATGGAAAAAGTCACCGTCACTCTAGGCGAACGTAGTTATCCAATCAATATTGCACCCGGCTTATATCAACAAACGGGGGCATTTGAGCCATTAACTGCGGGTCAACGAGCAATGATCGTGACAAATGAAACTCTTGCCCCTATTTATCTCGATAAGATAAAGAATGCCCTTGAAACTTCAGGCGTAAAAGTTGATACCATCATTCTACCGGATGGTGAACAATACAAATCATTATTCATTATGAATGATGTATTTACCGCATTACTTGAAAAACACCATAACCGTGACACCACCCTCATCGCTCTTGGTGGGGGCGTCATTGGTGACCTAACAGGTTTCGCAGCAGCAAGCTATCAGCGTGGAGTACGTTTTATTCAAGTACCTACGACCTTATTATCTCAAGTGGACTCTTCTGTCGGTGGTAAAACCGCCGTCAATCACCCACTAGGGAAAAATATGATCGGCGCATTTTATCAGCCCGCTTCTGTTGTGGTTGATCTCAACTGCTTAAAAACTCTCCCACCAAGAGAACTTGCCTCCGGCTTAGCAGAAGTCATTAAATATGGCATTATCCTCGATAGTGAATTTTTTAGCTGGCTAGAAGAGAATATTGATGCCCTCGTCTCTCTTGATGACCAAGCGATGGCTTACTGTATTCGCCGTTGTTGTGAACTAAAAGCACAAGTGGTTGCTGCGGATGAAAAAGAAACCAGTGGGTTACGTGCATTATTGAACTTAGGCCATACCTTTGGTCATGCTATCGAAGCGCATATGGGCTATGGCGTCTGGTTACATGGTGAAGCTGTCGCGGCTGGCATGGTTATGGCAGCAAAAACAGCAGAATTACTTGGTCAATTTACTCCTGAACAAACTCAGCGGGTGGTCACACTTTTAGAGCGTGCATCACTTCCCGTCAAAGGCCCTTCACAAATGAAGCCCGATGATTATCTCCCACATATGATGCGAGATAAAAAAGTGATGGGTGGAAAACTGCATTTAATTTTGCCTACCACTATCGGCCATTCGGAAATGCGTTCAGATGTTGATACGCAGACTGTCATTGCGGCAATATCATCCTGTATGTCATAA
- the trpS gene encoding tryptophan--tRNA ligase: protein MSTPTEKLKQPQKPIVFSGAQPSGELTIGNYMGALRQWVQMQDDYDCIYCIVDQHAITVRQDPVELRKRTLDTLALYLACGIDPKKSTIFVQSHVPQHAQLSWALNCYTYFGELSRMTQFKDKSARHAENINAGLFDYPVLMAADILIYQTNQVPVGIDQKQHLELSRDIAQRFNAIYGDIFTVPDPFIPTGGGARVMALQDPTKKMSKSDDNRNNVIALLEDPKSVVKKIKRAMTDSEEPPRIRYDLENKPGVSNLLDIMSGVTGKKIAELETEFEGQMYGHLKGAVAEAVSGMLTTLQTRYHEFRNNEALLNQIMDEGATKAAARAQETLDKVYEAIGFVKRPQ, encoded by the coding sequence ATGAGCACTCCCACTGAAAAATTAAAGCAACCCCAAAAACCAATCGTATTCAGCGGCGCACAGCCTTCCGGTGAATTAACCATCGGTAACTACATGGGTGCATTACGTCAGTGGGTACAAATGCAAGATGACTACGACTGCATTTACTGTATCGTTGACCAGCACGCCATCACCGTTCGCCAAGACCCTGTTGAACTGCGTAAAAGAACCCTCGATACACTTGCGCTCTATTTAGCATGTGGTATTGACCCGAAAAAAAGCACCATTTTTGTGCAGTCACACGTACCACAACACGCTCAACTGAGCTGGGCGCTTAACTGCTACACCTATTTCGGTGAGTTGAGCCGTATGACTCAGTTTAAAGATAAATCTGCCCGTCACGCAGAAAATATCAATGCGGGACTCTTTGATTACCCAGTACTAATGGCAGCAGATATTTTGATTTATCAAACGAATCAAGTACCTGTTGGTATTGACCAGAAACAACACCTTGAATTGAGCCGTGATATTGCTCAACGCTTCAATGCCATTTATGGTGATATTTTCACTGTACCCGATCCATTCATTCCGACTGGTGGTGGTGCCCGTGTTATGGCTCTGCAAGATCCAACCAAGAAAATGTCTAAGTCCGATGATAACCGTAACAACGTTATCGCCTTATTAGAAGACCCGAAATCTGTCGTGAAAAAAATCAAACGTGCAATGACTGACTCTGAAGAGCCACCGCGTATTCGTTATGATTTAGAAAATAAGCCGGGTGTTTCTAATTTATTAGATATTATGTCAGGCGTAACTGGCAAAAAAATTGCAGAACTTGAAACCGAATTTGAAGGGCAAATGTATGGTCATCTTAAAGGCGCTGTGGCTGAAGCCGTTTCCGGTATGTTAACCACACTTCAAACTCGTTATCATGAATTCCGTAATAACGAAGCGCTGCTCAACCAAATTATGGATGAAGGCGCAACCAAAGCCGCTGCTCGCGCACAAGAAACGTTAGATAAAGTTTACGAAGCTATTGGTTTTGTTAAACGCCCTCAGTAA
- a CDS encoding hydrolase, giving the protein MSSPANFNGQRPAINPEDAVMLLIDHQSGLFQTVGDMPMTELRARAAVLAKMASLAKIPVITTASVPQGPNGPLIPEIHQNAPHAQYIARRGEINAWDNPEFVAAVKATGKKQLIIAGTITSVCMAFPAISAVMDGYQVFVVIDASGTYSKMAQEITLARVVQAGVVPMDTAAVASELQGTWNREDAAEWAMAYTQIFPAYQLLIESYSKAQDVLKNNEQLDSER; this is encoded by the coding sequence ATGAGTAGCCCAGCTAATTTTAATGGTCAACGTCCTGCTATTAACCCAGAAGATGCGGTGATGTTATTAATCGATCACCAGAGTGGTTTATTTCAAACTGTAGGTGATATGCCAATGACGGAATTACGTGCTCGCGCCGCTGTTCTGGCTAAAATGGCTTCCCTAGCTAAAATTCCAGTAATAACAACTGCTTCTGTACCTCAAGGCCCAAATGGCCCGTTGATACCAGAAATTCATCAAAATGCACCACATGCACAATATATTGCACGCCGCGGTGAAATTAATGCATGGGATAACCCAGAGTTTGTGGCGGCCGTGAAAGCAACAGGTAAAAAGCAACTGATTATTGCTGGAACTATTACCAGTGTTTGTATGGCGTTCCCTGCAATTAGTGCGGTGATGGATGGCTACCAAGTATTTGTGGTGATTGACGCCTCAGGCACTTACAGCAAAATGGCGCAAGAAATTACCTTAGCGCGTGTCGTTCAAGCGGGTGTCGTTCCAATGGATACTGCTGCTGTTGCTTCAGAATTGCAAGGGACTTGGAACCGCGAAGATGCTGCGGAGTGGGCAATGGCTTACACGCAAATTTTCCCTGCCTATCAATTATTAATTGAAAGCTACAGCAAGGCGCAAGATGTTCTGAAAAATAATGAACAATTAGATTCAGAGCGTTAA
- a CDS encoding transporter gives MNSSRTNILMLIAGGLFFLSSFLISAEEVRDPFAPLIPPLVTENQPTPETAVAQVTPSKTSLTQKIFKLISTNVQEVRHLLEHPDTSLLSKNASIHHDITTNSLIIKEDPDRLALIDEWIKHQDKPNKQVQITAHIISSSRTALQELGLEWGMMAGGNLNANHLYRYNRYSSISGQFAFNVLSLGDGLLEMKLKALEKENLLSIIASPRLVASHQQPASIQQGTEIPYVTSNDKKTHVQFKDAVLGMDVTPSIVRDEKIELNLKISHNSPDTALTSSQHHHLAINKQEIATTVTIKNNETLILGGIFQQKQEKTEMGLPFLSHIPFLGTLFTNTAEHTDKRVLIVFITPKLINI, from the coding sequence ATGAATAGCTCACGAACTAACATCCTCATGCTGATTGCTGGGGGACTCTTCTTTTTATCTTCATTTTTAATCTCTGCCGAAGAGGTTAGAGATCCCTTTGCACCACTGATACCTCCCTTAGTAACAGAAAACCAGCCTACCCCGGAAACAGCAGTAGCGCAGGTAACGCCAAGTAAAACATCATTAACCCAAAAAATATTTAAATTAATCTCAACCAATGTCCAAGAGGTTCGTCATCTATTAGAACATCCAGATACTTCGTTATTATCAAAAAATGCCTCTATCCATCACGATATCACGACAAACAGCCTCATTATTAAAGAGGATCCAGATCGATTAGCACTGATTGATGAATGGATAAAACATCAAGATAAGCCAAATAAACAAGTACAGATCACTGCACATATCATTAGTAGCAGCCGAACTGCATTACAGGAGTTGGGCTTAGAATGGGGAATGATGGCAGGTGGAAATCTAAACGCTAATCACTTATATCGCTACAATCGTTACTCTTCAATATCAGGACAATTTGCCTTCAATGTTCTTAGTCTTGGTGATGGTTTACTTGAAATGAAACTGAAAGCATTAGAAAAAGAAAATCTGCTTTCTATTATTGCGAGTCCTCGTTTAGTTGCTTCGCATCAACAACCCGCAAGTATTCAGCAAGGTACAGAGATCCCCTATGTCACCAGTAATGACAAGAAAACACACGTACAATTTAAAGATGCCGTTCTGGGTATGGATGTTACCCCCTCGATTGTGCGTGATGAAAAAATTGAATTAAACCTTAAAATTAGTCATAACTCACCCGATACTGCTCTCACTAGCAGCCAACATCATCACTTAGCCATCAATAAACAAGAAATCGCAACAACCGTAACCATCAAAAATAATGAAACCCTTATCCTTGGGGGAATTTTTCAGCAAAAACAAGAAAAAACAGAGATGGGCTTACCCTTTTTATCTCATATCCCTTTTCTAGGTACATTATTCACAAATACGGCAGAGCATACAGATAAGCGTGTCCTTATTGTTTTTATAACACCAAAACTTATCAATATTTAA
- a CDS encoding SPOR domain-containing protein, producing the protein MDEFKPDNQPQGQNDLRPDTSDRPTGRSRQSSSAAKPKIALSRQHIMIGVGVLVLLLLIIAISSALKAPTEHEKQQTTGTNNSQNIDLSGSSSLTNSQGQTLSGQPQEITGSQITPTPTQGEPQTQPNGLGERIEIPGDVVDALNQGQVSVPGTSQPQNTTPLTPPTVKPVEQQPVVKPVTPEKTPVKPVEPKHPVQTKQPAKSTASSQGSNIMSAPAGSYTLQLSSASRSDTLEAFAKENKLANYKVYKTIRNGQTWYVLIHGNYSSVTDAKNAIGTLPAAVQAKKPWVRNMKQVKQDQK; encoded by the coding sequence ATGGACGAATTTAAACCAGATAACCAGCCTCAAGGTCAAAATGATCTTAGGCCTGATACATCAGATAGACCGACAGGGCGCTCACGCCAATCATCATCTGCTGCAAAACCTAAAATTGCACTTTCACGTCAACATATTATGATTGGTGTGGGTGTACTGGTCTTATTGCTGCTCATTATTGCTATCAGCTCAGCGCTGAAAGCCCCTACAGAGCATGAAAAGCAACAAACAACGGGTACCAATAATTCACAGAATATCGATTTATCGGGTTCCTCATCGTTGACAAATTCACAAGGTCAAACGCTATCAGGGCAACCGCAAGAAATCACTGGTTCACAAATTACGCCAACGCCAACCCAAGGCGAACCTCAAACTCAACCAAATGGTCTGGGTGAGCGAATCGAAATACCTGGCGATGTAGTTGATGCCTTAAACCAAGGCCAAGTTTCTGTGCCAGGCACTAGCCAGCCACAAAATACGACACCGTTAACGCCACCAACCGTTAAACCTGTGGAACAACAACCCGTAGTCAAACCAGTAACGCCAGAAAAAACACCTGTAAAACCCGTTGAGCCAAAACATCCTGTGCAAACTAAACAGCCAGCAAAATCAACGGCAAGTAGCCAAGGTAGCAATATCATGTCTGCACCAGCAGGTAGCTACACATTGCAACTCAGCAGTGCAAGCCGCTCTGATACACTGGAAGCTTTCGCAAAAGAAAACAAATTGGCCAATTACAAAGTTTATAAAACCATACGTAATGGGCAAACTTGGTATGTTCTTATTCACGGAAATTATAGTTCAGTGACCGACGCAAAAAATGCAATAGGGACCTTACCTGCTGCAGTACAAGCGAAAAAACCGTGGGTTAGAAATATGAAACAAGTCAAACAGGATCAAAAATAA
- a CDS encoding pirin family protein, with product MKKIIGIYQSPRSHWVGDGFPVRSMFSYNDHGKYLNPFLLLDRAGPFDFPSSNSTNRGVGEHPHRGFETVTIVYDGEVAHHDSTGEGGVIGPGDVQWMTAASGILHQEYQSDAFMKKGGTLDMVQLWVNLPAKDKSAAPGYQLLESQSMPKVALPNDAGTLRVIAGDYLGNKGAAQTFSPLDVWDLQLNKGKTVGIPTKAGRHVGLVMLRGSIFVDGRSALNEGELMILDDTDSNILLEATEDALVLLLSGDPINEPVVGYGPFVMNTVQEINEAINDFNSGKFGRIPETQ from the coding sequence ATGAAAAAAATTATTGGTATCTATCAATCTCCTCGTAGCCATTGGGTAGGAGACGGCTTCCCTGTCCGTTCAATGTTTAGCTATAACGATCATGGGAAATACCTCAACCCATTCCTTTTGCTCGACAGAGCGGGGCCTTTTGATTTCCCAAGCTCAAATTCAACAAACAGAGGCGTTGGAGAGCACCCACACCGTGGGTTTGAAACAGTCACGATTGTGTATGATGGCGAAGTCGCCCACCATGACTCTACGGGTGAAGGTGGTGTGATAGGCCCAGGTGATGTTCAGTGGATGACTGCAGCATCGGGTATTTTGCATCAAGAGTATCAGTCTGATGCCTTTATGAAAAAAGGTGGCACACTTGATATGGTGCAACTGTGGGTCAATTTGCCAGCAAAAGACAAATCAGCGGCCCCCGGCTACCAACTGTTAGAAAGCCAAAGCATGCCAAAAGTCGCATTACCCAATGATGCAGGTACATTGCGAGTGATTGCCGGTGACTATTTGGGCAATAAGGGTGCAGCACAAACCTTTAGTCCATTGGATGTATGGGATTTGCAGCTTAACAAAGGTAAAACTGTGGGTATCCCAACTAAAGCGGGACGCCATGTCGGTTTAGTCATGCTACGTGGTTCAATATTTGTTGATGGCCGTTCTGCTTTAAACGAAGGGGAACTGATGATCCTCGACGATACAGACAGCAATATTCTGTTAGAAGCCACAGAAGATGCCTTAGTGCTGTTACTCAGTGGTGATCCCATTAATGAGCCAGTTGTTGGCTACGGCCCCTTTGTGATGAATACTGTTCAAGAAATCAATGAAGCCATAAATGATTTCAACAGTGGGAAATTTGGCCGCATTCCTGAAACACAATAA
- a CDS encoding PilN domain-containing protein: MEIYQVNFLPWRQQQIKKKIREFLLFCSVVCCSVIIACVFLFIFQQIEMKDLKNRKHNNQLQYEQIQQLVLQIATQQTQINSLMSKKRKIDSIIVNNQFLLKLLQNLPTLTPPKSWLTNLQLMNNKIEIKANSYDFQDINSLGLQLKNHPGLSDIQLKKISRVNQLNRLHLTAKYQGVLDE, from the coding sequence ATGGAAATATACCAAGTTAACTTTCTCCCTTGGCGCCAACAGCAAATAAAAAAGAAGATACGAGAGTTTTTACTCTTTTGTTCTGTGGTTTGCTGCTCAGTGATTATAGCGTGTGTTTTTTTATTTATTTTTCAACAAATTGAAATGAAAGACCTAAAAAATAGAAAGCACAATAACCAACTACAATATGAACAGATACAACAATTAGTATTGCAAATCGCGACTCAACAAACACAGATTAATAGCTTAATGAGCAAAAAAAGAAAGATAGATAGCATCATAGTAAATAACCAATTTTTACTTAAGTTACTACAAAACCTTCCAACTCTAACTCCACCCAAAAGTTGGCTAACAAATCTACAGTTAATGAATAACAAAATAGAGATCAAAGCTAACAGTTATGATTTTCAAGATATCAATTCGCTTGGCTTACAGCTTAAAAATCACCCAGGTTTGAGTGATATTCAATTGAAAAAAATCAGCCGAGTGAATCAATTAAACCGTTTACACCTCACAGCCAAATATCAAGGAGTGCTCGATGAATGA